In a genomic window of Sutcliffiella sp. FSL R7-0096:
- a CDS encoding phosphopentomutase, whose product MKKVTLLILDGFGVGAMEDCKAVKPEDMEANTYKSIRETVDLKIPNLYRLGLEKLADGTGEPIAAHGKSNLAHYGADTYMGHQELMGSKPGRPKERLMKDIAPGLKAALEANEYKVEYPLEGVPVLLVEKSVVIGDNLESQLGNIINVVCDLNQITFEDACEIGKVVRSNVDTSRVIVFGNTTTSTEIILSTVHEKNTGQWGVDSPNAKVYGPGYHVLHLGYGVDSSKQLAYLAEKKGLPVFRIGKTADVIQADGYADGVVETKEVLRQFHDKYNSTKEESLFLVNVQETDLAGHKEDSNWYKEVLEEVDRFLAAFIPTLEKEELLIITADHGNDPTIGHSNHTREQTPILVVGNGLSPVNLGTRSTMADIAATIAEYLNVEKPEFGESFLKLM is encoded by the coding sequence ATGAAGAAAGTCACACTATTGATCCTGGACGGTTTTGGAGTTGGAGCAATGGAAGATTGCAAGGCTGTCAAACCGGAGGATATGGAAGCGAACACGTATAAAAGCATCCGTGAAACGGTAGATTTGAAGATTCCCAACCTTTACCGGCTCGGACTGGAAAAATTAGCGGATGGAACTGGTGAGCCAATTGCGGCACATGGAAAAAGCAACCTCGCCCATTATGGAGCAGATACTTATATGGGTCATCAGGAGTTGATGGGAAGCAAACCGGGCAGGCCTAAAGAGAGATTGATGAAGGATATTGCCCCTGGATTGAAGGCAGCTTTGGAAGCGAACGAGTATAAAGTGGAGTATCCACTAGAAGGGGTGCCTGTCCTTCTAGTGGAAAAATCCGTGGTGATTGGAGACAATCTTGAATCTCAACTCGGTAACATCATCAACGTGGTATGTGACCTTAACCAGATTACTTTTGAGGATGCCTGTGAGATTGGAAAAGTGGTGCGAAGCAATGTAGACACAAGCAGGGTCATCGTCTTCGGCAATACGACCACCTCAACGGAAATCATCCTCTCCACCGTCCATGAAAAAAATACGGGGCAATGGGGAGTGGATTCACCAAACGCAAAGGTCTACGGCCCAGGCTACCATGTACTGCACCTAGGCTATGGGGTAGACAGTAGCAAACAACTAGCATATCTTGCGGAGAAGAAGGGGCTGCCAGTCTTCCGGATTGGAAAAACGGCAGATGTCATTCAGGCGGATGGCTATGCAGACGGTGTGGTCGAAACAAAAGAGGTGTTACGTCAATTTCATGACAAATATAACTCAACGAAAGAAGAGTCCCTCTTCCTCGTGAATGTCCAGGAAACAGACCTTGCCGGTCACAAAGAAGACAGCAATTGGTATAAAGAAGTCCTGGAAGAGGTGGATCGGTTTCTCGCTGCGTTCATCCCCACTTTAGAGAAAGAAGAGTTACTGATCATCACCGCCGACCATGGAAACGACCCAACCATTGGCCACTCCAATCACACCCGCGAACAAACCCCCATACTCGTGGTGGGCAACGGTTTATCCCCAGTCAACCTAGGAACAAGGAGTACCATGGCCGACATTGCAGCGACCATTGCAGAATACCTTAACGTGGAAAAACCGGAGTTTGGGGAGAGTTTTTTGAAGTTGATGTAA
- a CDS encoding YhfX family PLP-dependent enzyme, with product MTLKRNEELVRTATLLHRNGDIPANTYVLDLDQIEGNVQALSRSASDHGITLYYMTKQIGRSPFIGQIIEQNGMEKAVGVDIDEAAMLKSGGCRIGNLGHLVQPSKSQWKYVLEALQPDVVTLFSYERAQQLSKAALELGIRQDVILRVIKPSDQVFPGQFGGFLLEKLDDEIKRLITLPGIRIIGITSFPVFQLNEEKNDMVFTSNIQTLNTAKAILEQHDLEVLQVNAPSATSCYTMPLLKESGVTHGEPGHAITGTTPLHAYREDLAEVPSMVYVSEISHMDQDFAYTIAGGFYARGNMEAALYGRDETALLTQRTQTALVSPENIDYYGALEKKENMNVGDTVVYAFRTQIFVTRAHVAFVRGVRTSSPEVVYFQKRGL from the coding sequence ATGACACTGAAAAGAAATGAGGAGCTGGTGAGGACCGCGACCTTGCTTCATCGAAATGGCGATATTCCGGCCAATACTTATGTGTTGGATCTCGACCAGATCGAGGGAAATGTCCAAGCACTCTCACGCTCCGCTTCCGATCATGGTATAACGCTCTATTATATGACCAAACAAATAGGGAGAAGTCCATTTATTGGTCAGATCATCGAACAGAATGGGATGGAAAAAGCTGTCGGAGTGGATATTGATGAGGCGGCCATGCTAAAGAGCGGCGGTTGCCGGATCGGAAACCTCGGCCATCTTGTCCAGCCATCCAAAAGCCAGTGGAAGTATGTCCTTGAAGCGCTCCAACCGGATGTGGTCACGTTATTTTCCTATGAAAGGGCACAACAGTTATCAAAAGCCGCTTTAGAGCTTGGAATAAGGCAGGATGTCATTTTGAGGGTAATCAAACCTTCTGATCAGGTGTTCCCAGGTCAGTTCGGCGGGTTTCTTTTGGAAAAGCTTGATGATGAAATCAAGCGACTTATCACGCTACCGGGGATAAGGATTATCGGGATAACGAGTTTTCCGGTCTTTCAATTGAATGAAGAGAAGAATGACATGGTCTTCACCTCCAATATCCAAACGCTCAATACAGCAAAAGCCATCTTGGAACAGCATGATCTCGAAGTCCTGCAGGTGAACGCCCCAAGTGCCACAAGCTGCTATACAATGCCACTTTTGAAGGAAAGCGGTGTGACACATGGAGAGCCTGGGCACGCCATAACAGGTACCACTCCATTGCATGCGTATAGGGAAGACCTCGCAGAAGTGCCATCCATGGTATACGTCTCGGAAATCTCCCATATGGACCAGGACTTTGCCTATACCATTGCCGGCGGATTTTATGCGAGAGGTAACATGGAAGCTGCTCTATATGGAAGGGACGAAACAGCGCTTCTCACCCAACGTACCCAAACAGCACTTGTTTCGCCTGAGAACATCGACTATTACGGGGCTCTTGAGAAAAAGGAGAACATGAATGTCGGGGATACAGTGGTATACGCTTTCCGTACCCAAATCTTTGTTACCCGTGCCCATGTGGCATTTGTGCGAGGGGTTCGTACCTCAAGCCCTGAAGTTGTTTATTTCCAGAAAAGGGGGCTGTAA
- a CDS encoding aminotransferase class V-fold PLP-dependent enzyme, whose protein sequence is MRYEQSILPNLTLKEAQQLQFRLIDEITREFKDNEFFLTGDVGLHPAFNRPYVTARVERVLAGTFDAESCALVRGSGTGAIRIILSQLVEPGDACIVHTAPVYMTTKETFRMMGIKQKQVDFNDLEKLRAHLNSDNDSRVFYVQHARQQPTDTYRLDEVIQLVKEVRPDLPIVVDDNYCAMKMPKIGVQYGAEYSTFSGFKLLGPQGIGILLGKKEAMEQIHHRNYSGGGQVQGFEAHELLRSLVFAPVMLATQNEQVEELRERIASGEVPLVKEVYITNSQSKNVIVELEQPIAQEVIKAASDFGAATYPVGAESRFELIPMIYRVSGSFLESQPELKEYGLRINPMKSSASTVIRILNQVLGNMAAR, encoded by the coding sequence ATGAGATATGAACAGTCCATTTTACCGAATTTGACTTTGAAAGAAGCCCAGCAACTTCAGTTCCGTCTAATTGACGAGATTACTAGGGAATTTAAGGACAATGAGTTTTTCCTTACGGGGGATGTCGGACTTCACCCTGCTTTTAACCGTCCCTATGTGACCGCCCGGGTGGAGCGGGTCCTTGCTGGAACCTTTGATGCGGAGTCATGCGCATTGGTCAGGGGGAGCGGGACTGGAGCGATCCGGATTATCTTGAGCCAGCTGGTGGAACCTGGTGATGCTTGCATCGTTCATACAGCACCGGTCTATATGACAACCAAGGAAACATTCAGGATGATGGGAATAAAACAAAAGCAAGTGGACTTCAATGACTTGGAAAAGCTGCGCGCGCACTTGAATTCTGATAACGATTCCAGAGTTTTTTACGTCCAGCACGCAAGGCAGCAACCAACAGATACCTATCGATTAGATGAAGTCATCCAACTTGTAAAAGAAGTACGCCCAGACCTTCCCATCGTTGTGGATGATAATTATTGTGCGATGAAAATGCCTAAAATAGGAGTTCAATATGGGGCGGAGTATTCCACTTTTTCCGGCTTCAAGCTGCTTGGGCCCCAGGGGATAGGCATTCTTTTGGGTAAGAAAGAAGCAATGGAACAGATTCATCACCGTAATTACTCGGGTGGAGGCCAGGTGCAAGGGTTTGAGGCACATGAACTGTTAAGGAGCCTTGTCTTTGCACCGGTGATGCTCGCTACTCAAAACGAGCAGGTGGAGGAGTTGAGGGAGAGAATCGCTTCAGGTGAAGTCCCTCTTGTAAAAGAGGTGTATATCACCAATTCGCAATCCAAAAATGTCATCGTGGAACTTGAGCAGCCAATCGCTCAGGAGGTGATCAAGGCAGCTTCAGACTTCGGTGCAGCTACTTACCCTGTCGGAGCGGAATCTCGCTTTGAACTGATACCGATGATTTATCGTGTTTCGGGGAGTTTTTTGGAAAGCCAGCCTGAGCTTAAAGAGTATGGTCTACGAATCAATCCGATGAAATCCTCGGCAAGCACGGTCATCCGTATCCTGAACCAAGTGCTTGGGAACATGGCAGCGAGGTGA
- a CDS encoding phosphotriesterase produces MYIQTIYGPIAPEELGVCACHEHLSIDLSRIKGDPDTALQDVRLVTEDLRSFKAHGGKAVIEVTNYGMGRNIPALLQIGRELDLQIVASTGCYKDPFIPEDRTSYTRDEFRQWMIDEITHGMDGTDVLPGIIGEIGSSLNKFEPIELELFHGAIEAAKVTKLPLSTHTTLGTMALEQIELFEKEGLPLNQVIIGHQDLNEQDEVVLEVLASGAFVALDTIGKENYRTDADRLASLMKFLEKGYENQLLLSSDLTRNSHMRAKGGQGYDVVLRSFIPSLRENGVDENVIQKFLTKNPQQAFSIRKEASL; encoded by the coding sequence ATGTATATTCAAACCATCTATGGCCCGATTGCTCCGGAAGAGTTGGGGGTATGTGCGTGTCATGAGCATTTAAGCATTGACCTAAGCAGGATCAAAGGAGATCCGGATACGGCCCTGCAAGATGTGAGGCTTGTAACGGAAGACCTTAGAAGCTTTAAAGCACACGGGGGAAAAGCCGTTATTGAAGTAACCAATTATGGGATGGGCAGGAATATTCCTGCCCTTCTCCAAATAGGCCGTGAGCTAGATTTGCAGATTGTCGCAAGTACAGGCTGTTATAAAGACCCTTTTATCCCGGAGGATCGGACAAGCTACACGCGGGATGAATTCCGCCAATGGATGATCGATGAAATTACCCATGGAATGGATGGGACGGATGTACTTCCAGGTATCATTGGCGAAATTGGCAGCAGTCTCAATAAGTTTGAGCCGATTGAACTAGAGCTTTTTCATGGCGCAATTGAAGCAGCAAAAGTTACGAAGCTTCCATTATCCACTCATACAACACTCGGAACAATGGCCTTGGAGCAGATCGAACTGTTTGAAAAAGAAGGCCTCCCACTGAATCAGGTAATCATTGGTCACCAGGACCTGAATGAACAAGATGAGGTCGTTCTGGAGGTGCTTGCTTCTGGTGCTTTTGTGGCACTTGATACAATCGGCAAGGAAAACTACCGGACAGATGCAGACCGCCTCGCATCACTCATGAAATTTTTAGAAAAAGGCTATGAAAACCAGTTGTTACTATCAAGTGATCTGACACGCAATTCCCATATGCGGGCAAAAGGTGGTCAAGGTTATGACGTGGTGCTCCGAAGCTTCATCCCAAGTCTAAGGGAAAATGGGGTGGATGAAAACGTGATTCAGAAGTTTCTCACCAAAAACCCTCAGCAAGCATTCAGCATACGAAAAGAGGCGAGCTTATGA
- a CDS encoding YhfT family protein, with translation MVLEAGILILLGVVGAVMANMGIAVFNDGLRPIVPENLEGRMSRKELSVTAFAMSFGLVIGFGIPISIAGGILLIHSILLGTDIIGLSLNKGKVSTALAGLIGGLYGAGVYFGLQFVVAGFEKLPLNFVDGFNLVGAPVVVSFMVFPAIAIALQFGVKKGIIAFLVSALARQIIVFTNTEQLISIGGTPVVLSPEGIALVVGMIFLMTFAIREKSDDTSLSTLASLFVDRVNRIKKHVWILMVSGALISAAANYLIVAGDPISLNLLSEGKISEGAIASFAKAIGFVPLIASTAIATGVYGPAGFTFVFGAGILSPNPLVAAIAGALIIFAEVWLLTYLAKFLDRYPGVRASGENIRTAMTRVLEVALLIGGANAANAIVPGFGFFAIAGIYLLNEAAGRPIVRMAVGPLGAIAVGVIGNILVLLGLFTPPQ, from the coding sequence ATGGTATTAGAAGCAGGAATATTAATTTTACTAGGGGTAGTAGGAGCCGTCATGGCGAATATGGGGATTGCTGTTTTTAATGATGGTTTGAGGCCGATCGTACCGGAAAATTTGGAAGGACGCATGTCACGGAAAGAACTTTCTGTTACTGCATTCGCAATGAGCTTTGGACTTGTCATTGGATTTGGAATACCAATCTCCATTGCTGGTGGTATCTTGTTGATTCACAGTATTTTACTAGGAACGGATATCATCGGGCTTTCCTTGAACAAAGGAAAGGTGTCGACTGCATTAGCCGGTCTGATTGGTGGACTCTATGGTGCTGGTGTTTATTTCGGCCTTCAATTTGTGGTGGCAGGGTTTGAAAAGCTGCCGCTGAATTTTGTTGATGGGTTCAATCTAGTAGGCGCGCCGGTTGTCGTATCCTTTATGGTCTTCCCGGCGATTGCGATTGCGCTGCAATTTGGGGTAAAAAAAGGGATTATCGCCTTTTTAGTTTCCGCTCTTGCACGTCAAATCATTGTTTTCACCAACACAGAGCAGCTTATTTCTATCGGAGGAACGCCGGTGGTTTTAAGTCCAGAAGGGATTGCTCTTGTCGTGGGGATGATTTTCTTGATGACGTTTGCCATCCGGGAGAAATCGGATGATACGAGCTTGTCTACGCTTGCGAGTCTGTTTGTGGATCGTGTGAATCGAATAAAGAAACATGTTTGGATTTTAATGGTCAGTGGGGCGCTTATTTCTGCAGCTGCCAACTATCTGATTGTTGCGGGAGACCCGATATCTCTTAATCTTTTATCAGAAGGAAAAATCTCCGAGGGTGCGATTGCCTCTTTTGCAAAAGCAATCGGATTTGTACCGCTAATTGCAAGTACCGCGATTGCAACAGGAGTATATGGTCCTGCAGGGTTCACGTTCGTCTTTGGGGCAGGGATCCTGTCACCTAACCCACTGGTTGCGGCCATTGCCGGGGCGCTGATTATTTTTGCGGAAGTTTGGTTGTTGACGTACTTGGCTAAGTTTTTGGATCGCTACCCTGGAGTGCGCGCCTCTGGTGAAAATATCCGTACTGCCATGACACGGGTGCTTGAAGTGGCATTGCTGATAGGTGGAGCGAACGCTGCCAATGCGATTGTGCCTGGCTTCGGATTCTTTGCCATCGCAGGTATTTACTTGCTCAATGAAGCGGCCGGGCGCCCGATTGTCCGCATGGCAGTTGGTCCTCTTGGTGCCATTGCAGTAGGTGTCATTGGAAACATTTTAGTGTTACTCGGTCTCTTTACACCGCCGCAATAA
- a CDS encoding DUF2620 domain-containing protein produces the protein MKIVIGGQVEKSEIEKLVKEHGNGKVETQVKPDLEAAMMLKNGQADYYVGACHTGGGGALAMAIALLGKNKCATISMPGKPPVQAKVQEAVEQGATAFGFTGDHKEKAVELLLAELLKK, from the coding sequence ATGAAAATCGTAATTGGCGGGCAAGTAGAAAAAAGTGAAATTGAAAAGTTGGTAAAAGAGCATGGCAATGGAAAAGTAGAAACACAAGTCAAGCCGGATTTGGAGGCAGCCATGATGTTGAAGAATGGACAGGCAGACTATTATGTGGGGGCTTGCCATACGGGTGGAGGCGGTGCACTAGCGATGGCCATTGCGCTTCTTGGGAAAAACAAATGTGCCACCATCTCCATGCCAGGGAAACCACCGGTGCAGGCGAAGGTGCAGGAGGCAGTGGAGCAAGGGGCAACAGCTTTCGGTTTTACAGGGGATCATAAGGAAAAAGCGGTGGAGTTGCTATTGGCTGAGCTTTTAAAAAAGTAG
- a CDS encoding PRD domain-containing protein has protein sequence MSTETITERAQAITLKTMEAYVNSTQEEEKYQMLITHLAMAVTRMDRGEELSAPPEMIMEEVQQSPYIHEANKRVEWIEQQLGEPLPQEEKAFLQMHFVSALTN, from the coding sequence ATGTCGACGGAAACCATTACGGAACGTGCACAGGCAATCACACTCAAAACAATGGAAGCTTATGTGAATTCCACTCAAGAAGAAGAGAAGTACCAAATGCTCATTACCCATTTGGCCATGGCGGTGACGAGGATGGACAGGGGAGAAGAGCTCTCGGCACCACCCGAGATGATAATGGAGGAGGTGCAACAATCTCCTTATATCCATGAAGCAAACAAACGAGTGGAATGGATTGAACAGCAATTGGGGGAGCCTTTGCCACAAGAGGAAAAAGCCTTTTTACAAATGCATTTTGTAAGCGCTTTAACCAATTAA
- the yhfZ gene encoding GntR family transcriptional regulator YhfZ, with the protein MVKLLKKGVNLYLKSGIILQKLSEKLLFVEMNERIPRVEDLSKELEVGRGTIQTTLQRLVKLEAISLESRGHLGTFLRYKDTNELLKCAGVNQVTAVMPLPYSKKYEGMATGLTFAFEKLNIFFNIAFMRGSSLRVGALREGRYDLALVSKFSARQHMEEDNNLELGLAFGPQSYVSNHALMFADEASESIKDGMKIGVDPSSTDQKTLILAETEGKDVELISLNYMHLLSNLQAGKIDATVWNVDERNQNQINIRPLTTSAALQMEEEMTEAVCLMNRGNRKLEYLLKLISMDEVREVQKQVERNEVIPRY; encoded by the coding sequence ATGGTGAAGCTATTGAAAAAGGGTGTAAATTTATATTTAAAAAGCGGGATTATTCTGCAGAAGCTTAGTGAGAAGCTGCTTTTTGTGGAAATGAATGAAAGAATACCGCGAGTGGAGGATCTTTCAAAAGAGCTTGAGGTCGGACGGGGAACCATACAAACGACTCTTCAGAGGCTTGTAAAGCTTGAGGCTATTTCCTTGGAGTCGCGCGGCCACCTTGGAACGTTTCTCCGGTATAAGGATACGAACGAATTATTAAAATGTGCAGGGGTCAATCAGGTAACAGCGGTGATGCCTTTGCCATATTCAAAAAAGTATGAAGGGATGGCCACTGGTCTGACCTTTGCCTTCGAAAAACTGAATATCTTTTTTAACATTGCTTTCATGAGAGGCTCAAGCCTTCGGGTCGGGGCGCTCCGTGAAGGAAGATATGACCTTGCTTTGGTATCGAAGTTTTCCGCCAGGCAGCATATGGAGGAAGATAACAACCTAGAGTTGGGACTTGCTTTTGGTCCCCAATCATATGTATCCAATCATGCCCTTATGTTTGCAGATGAAGCTTCCGAATCAATTAAGGATGGGATGAAGATAGGGGTAGACCCGTCATCCACTGACCAAAAGACGTTGATACTTGCAGAAACAGAAGGTAAAGATGTCGAGTTGATTTCGCTGAACTATATGCATCTATTATCCAATCTGCAGGCAGGGAAAATTGATGCAACTGTTTGGAATGTGGATGAAAGGAATCAAAATCAGATCAACATCCGCCCTCTGACTACTTCAGCTGCTCTGCAGATGGAAGAGGAAATGACCGAAGCCGTATGCTTGATGAACAGAGGAAATAGAAAACTGGAATATCTATTAAAGCTTATTTCAATGGATGAGGTAAGGGAAGTTCAGAAGCAAGTAGAGAGAAATGAAGTGATCCCGAGGTATTAA
- a CDS encoding nuclear transport factor 2 family protein encodes MNSNIYKEAAISFLQMVVSGKIGEAFENHIAPDFRHHNPYFRGDAESLIQAMEENAAQSPNKTLEVKHAIADGNTVAIHSHIKQNPMDLGAAVIHIFRFEGERIVELWDVGQAIPEETPNEHGMF; translated from the coding sequence ATGAATAGTAATATATACAAAGAGGCAGCCATCTCATTTCTCCAAATGGTTGTTTCCGGAAAAATCGGTGAAGCATTTGAAAACCACATTGCCCCTGATTTCCGTCACCACAATCCTTATTTTCGCGGGGATGCTGAATCGCTCATACAAGCAATGGAGGAGAACGCAGCTCAAAGCCCAAACAAAACGCTTGAAGTGAAGCATGCTATTGCAGATGGAAATACCGTTGCCATTCACTCTCATATTAAACAGAATCCTATGGACCTCGGAGCGGCAGTGATTCATATTTTCCGTTTTGAAGGCGAGAGGATTGTGGAATTGTGGGATGTCGGCCAGGCAATTCCCGAAGAAACGCCTAATGAGCATGGGATGTTTTAA